A window of the Haloquadratum walsbyi C23 genome harbors these coding sequences:
- a CDS encoding adenosylhomocysteinase has product MSAYSPLSAQLDADTDVDVESTRTEGRRKMEWTLQHMPILQELRARFAETKPLAGETIGMAMHVEAKTANLVELLALGGAEVAITGCNPLSTHDDVSAALDSNENVTSYAKRGVDEEAYYDAIEAVVAHEPTITIDDGMDMVYAIHEDHPDLLDTIIGGAEETTTGVHRLRAMDEDDELQYPVFAVNDTPMKRLFDNVHGTGESALATIAMTTNLSYAGKNVVVAGYGYCGKGVAQKAAGQNANVIVTEVEPRRALEAHMEGYEVMPMNEAATRGDVFVTTTGNRDVITQEDFEVMSDGAILANAGHFDVEINLEELSELAIDTYEARDGVQAYELADGRRLNVLAEGRLVNLAAPIALGHPAEVMDQSFGIQAVCVRELIENKSSYDAGVHNVPDELDREVAEIKLEAEGVDIDSLTQTQSEYLDSWSHGT; this is encoded by the coding sequence ATGAGCGCGTATTCCCCTCTCAGTGCACAACTTGACGCTGACACTGATGTCGATGTTGAAAGCACACGAACAGAGGGACGTCGGAAGATGGAGTGGACGCTGCAACATATGCCAATTCTGCAGGAATTGCGGGCACGGTTTGCCGAAACAAAGCCACTTGCTGGGGAGACAATCGGCATGGCGATGCATGTCGAAGCAAAGACAGCGAATCTTGTTGAGTTGCTCGCGCTAGGCGGGGCTGAGGTCGCGATTACCGGTTGTAATCCATTATCAACGCATGATGATGTGAGCGCTGCACTGGATTCGAATGAAAACGTCACTTCATACGCGAAACGTGGTGTTGATGAAGAAGCGTATTATGACGCAATTGAGGCTGTCGTTGCACATGAGCCGACAATCACCATCGATGATGGGATGGATATGGTTTATGCAATTCATGAAGATCATCCCGATCTCCTTGATACAATTATCGGGGGTGCAGAGGAAACAACGACCGGAGTGCATCGATTGCGAGCGATGGATGAAGATGATGAACTTCAATATCCTGTATTTGCAGTCAATGATACCCCGATGAAGCGATTGTTTGATAATGTCCATGGGACCGGTGAGTCAGCACTCGCCACAATTGCAATGACGACGAATCTCTCGTATGCTGGCAAGAATGTCGTCGTTGCTGGTTACGGCTACTGTGGAAAAGGCGTCGCACAAAAGGCTGCTGGGCAGAACGCGAATGTGATTGTGACCGAGGTCGAGCCTCGGCGGGCGCTGGAAGCACACATGGAAGGATATGAAGTGATGCCAATGAATGAAGCAGCCACTCGTGGTGATGTCTTTGTCACAACGACTGGAAATCGTGATGTTATCACACAGGAAGATTTCGAAGTGATGAGTGACGGTGCTATTCTTGCAAATGCAGGTCACTTTGACGTTGAAATTAATCTCGAGGAGCTCTCAGAGCTTGCTATTGACACGTATGAGGCTCGTGACGGTGTGCAAGCATATGAACTGGCTGACGGACGCCGTCTCAACGTGCTTGCAGAAGGACGATTAGTCAACCTCGCAGCACCAATTGCACTTGGTCATCCAGCTGAGGTAATGGATCAGTCATTCGGCATTCAAGCAGTTTGTGTTCGTGAACTTATCGAAAATAAGTCATCATACGATGCTGGTGTTCATAATGTCCCAGATGAACTTGACCGTGAGGTCGCGGAGATTAAACTCGAAGCCGAGGGAGTCGACATCGATTCACTGACTCAAACGCAATCAGAATATCTTGATAGCTGGAGTCACGGAACATAA
- a CDS encoding magnesium transporter → MPTAWTVRAITWAMFPILVLLTLVEVGSGLVLNRFEAQLLRYPTLLALVPVTIGTAGNLGSILAARLSTAFHLGTLSFDIRDDTLTGNALATIALSVSIFPIVGIGAWSLTALTGMTRLELWRVVIIALLAGVCLAVLATCVTVITTYLAYQLELDPDDVVLPAVTNICDVLGVIVLFLVVQILV, encoded by the coding sequence GTGCCGACTGCATGGACAGTTCGAGCAATTACTTGGGCCATGTTCCCAATCTTGGTATTACTGACATTAGTTGAAGTTGGAAGTGGACTTGTGCTCAATAGATTTGAGGCACAACTGCTCCGGTACCCAACACTTCTTGCACTCGTTCCAGTAACGATTGGAACCGCCGGAAACCTTGGGAGTATTCTAGCTGCTCGGCTTTCAACTGCATTTCACCTTGGAACACTTTCATTTGATATTCGAGACGACACACTCACCGGAAATGCACTAGCGACAATTGCACTTTCAGTGTCTATCTTCCCAATTGTTGGTATCGGTGCATGGAGTCTCACGGCGCTTACCGGGATGACACGTCTTGAACTCTGGCGGGTTGTTATTATTGCACTTCTTGCTGGTGTTTGCCTTGCCGTTCTTGCAACGTGCGTTACGGTCATTACAACGTACCTCGCGTATCAACTGGAACTTGACCCGGACGATGTCGTTTTGCCCGCCGTAACGAATATTTGCGACGTTCTGGGTGTTATTGTGCTATTTCTTGTTGTGCAGATTCTGGTTTAA
- a CDS encoding sulfatase, whose translation MSTDTSVSNVVLITADSLRADAIGPYNDDQQTPVLDEIAARGTTFEHAFATGNWTPFSFPSLLASRPVFADTGEIGVGAVPTLAQTLADAGIATGGFNAANGFLTEHWGYDAGFDTFDSFVASVGSSIYSRYLATHPTIEAWLQLAGAPFRRLRSAFTSGSHDRPFFDASRLFDVERAAQSFITETESPFFIWIHYMDTHTPYVPAPRYIREVSNGLVGTHRMLFAHTRTGLGREVGNRTLRDLRTLYQAAVRQIDASIGRVRETLDTTKHANKTAFIIAGDHGEEFQEHGHLAHYPKLYDELIQVPLLIELPNSFSTQQPRRVREQVGLDDIPPTIASLFDIGPSSSWTGSSLLPAITGDRHSTPDPVVSVAVRGETVTTQPIPRRIEDGELLVSVRDQTWTYIKHVDSEQIELYYRPADPTQQTDLSVDPTARQRRVIDRFATIAAEHVVKLRQARTDTDGTTEDNNHNDTAATNNAVEARLSALGYK comes from the coding sequence ATGAGTACGGACACATCCGTCTCAAACGTCGTTCTCATTACTGCTGACTCATTGCGAGCTGACGCAATCGGTCCGTATAATGACGATCAACAAACTCCAGTACTGGATGAGATTGCTGCTAGGGGGACCACGTTTGAGCACGCATTTGCAACAGGCAATTGGACACCATTCTCATTCCCATCGCTTCTTGCTTCGCGTCCAGTTTTTGCTGATACAGGAGAGATCGGCGTTGGGGCGGTTCCAACACTTGCACAAACACTCGCCGATGCCGGCATTGCTACTGGTGGATTCAACGCTGCGAATGGATTCCTTACTGAACATTGGGGATATGATGCCGGCTTCGATACGTTCGACTCATTCGTTGCATCTGTTGGATCAAGTATCTATAGTCGATATCTTGCAACGCATCCAACAATTGAAGCATGGCTCCAACTCGCTGGAGCCCCTTTCAGAAGACTTCGGTCTGCTTTCACTAGTGGCTCACATGATCGCCCCTTTTTTGATGCCTCTCGATTGTTTGATGTTGAGCGTGCTGCGCAGTCATTCATCACTGAGACCGAGTCACCATTCTTTATCTGGATACATTATATGGATACTCATACCCCATATGTTCCTGCTCCGCGATATATCCGAGAGGTATCTAATGGGCTTGTTGGCACTCATCGTATGCTATTTGCACATACTCGAACTGGGCTGGGTCGCGAAGTTGGTAATCGGACCCTTAGAGATCTTCGGACGCTCTATCAAGCGGCTGTTCGACAGATTGATGCGAGTATCGGTCGAGTTCGTGAAACTCTTGACACGACAAAACATGCCAATAAGACTGCATTTATTATTGCTGGTGACCACGGTGAAGAGTTTCAAGAACATGGACATCTCGCACACTATCCAAAGCTATATGATGAACTAATTCAAGTTCCACTACTTATTGAGCTTCCCAATTCTTTCTCAACGCAACAACCCCGTCGAGTGAGAGAGCAGGTCGGACTTGATGATATCCCTCCAACGATTGCATCGTTATTTGATATTGGTCCATCATCATCGTGGACTGGTTCATCGCTTTTGCCAGCTATTACCGGTGATAGACATTCAACTCCTGACCCTGTTGTTTCCGTTGCGGTTCGCGGGGAAACAGTCACTACACAACCTATTCCAAGACGAATCGAAGATGGTGAATTACTTGTGAGCGTTCGCGATCAAACATGGACATACATCAAACACGTTGATTCTGAGCAGATAGAACTATATTATCGTCCTGCGGACCCTACACAACAGACTGATCTGAGTGTTGACCCAACAGCGCGACAACGACGAGTCATCGATCGATTTGCAACAATTGCTGCTGAACACGTTGTCAAACTCCGGCAGGCGAGGACAGATACTGATGGGACGACAGAAGATAATAATCACAATGATACTGCTGCAACAAACAATGCAGTCGAAGCCAGACTGTCTGCTCTTGGATATAAATAA